The nucleotide window TGCCGGAAGTTAATTCTGACAATTCTGTTAACGTCACAGACTAAGGGTTTGTTTGTATCTGGTGGGCGACATCCGCCATAGACAGTCTCGTCCGCGGCGGCGGATTCACTATTGCATTTTATTTATTGAAAAAAAAATGGAAAAAATCGAAATAATTGAATAATATAACCCGCAAGGGGTATTTATTTATGAAGAAAGAAACGGAAATAAGGGATAATGTTATTGTGGATGAGTGTCGGAGTGGTAATCTTATGAAATTCAAGGTCTTAGTCGAACGCTATAAAAAATCCACTTACTATTATGCGCTTGGCATGATTGGCAATCCGGAGGATGCTTACGACCTTTCGCAGGAAGCATTCGTAAAAGCATATAAATCGCTGGAACGTTATGACGAGAGCCAGAGTTTCAAGAACTGGCTGTTTACGATTTTATCGAATTTGTGCAAGAATGCGCTGCGGTCGACATCGGTACGGAAAAAATACATCTCCTCATCCGATATTGCATTTACCTATACGC belongs to Candidatus Zixiibacteriota bacterium and includes:
- a CDS encoding RNA polymerase sigma factor → MKKETEIRDNVIVDECRSGNLMKFKVLVERYKKSTYYYALGMIGNPEDAYDLSQEAFVKAYKSLERYDESQSFKNWLFTILSNLCKNALRSTSVRKKYISSSDIAFTYTPASAKTNPEISYIKKETKKLVWEALAKLDNEAKEIIILKHFQDMPYQEIAEVLGIPVGSVMSRLHYARQKLKKALEGKI